A portion of the Candidatus Sysuiplasma jiujiangense genome contains these proteins:
- a CDS encoding nitroreductase family protein, which yields MEANEIFRNNIAPKRFSQTPIDESKLKLLSAAIRSCPSMDNRQPWKIVFIRSEETKKSISAACSNNKSLIEAPIAMIVCGMPDDAYPTLGGYLNSFSVDAGMLIGRITIVAGQMGMHTDWQFSFREEKVREIIGAPEECRIVSISPLGTASEVISVPPAKQLHELVNYDHY from the coding sequence ATGGAAGCAAATGAAATTTTCAGGAACAATATAGCGCCGAAGAGATTTTCGCAGACACCTATTGATGAATCAAAACTCAAGCTTCTCAGTGCGGCCATCAGAAGCTGTCCTTCTATGGACAACAGACAGCCATGGAAAATAGTTTTCATTCGTAGCGAGGAGACAAAGAAAAGCATTTCAGCGGCCTGTTCCAACAACAAATCGCTCATCGAGGCGCCGATTGCAATGATTGTCTGCGGGATGCCGGATGATGCATATCCCACACTTGGGGGTTACCTGAACAGCTTTTCTGTAGATGCCGGCATGCTCATCGGGCGCATCACTATTGTGGCCGGCCAGATGGGGATGCATACAGACTGGCAGTTTTCATTCAGGGAGGAAAAGGTGAGAGAGATTATAGGTGCGCCTGAAGAATGCAGAATTGTCTCAATCTCTCCGCTTGGCACCGCGAGCGAGGTAATTTCTGTTCCTCCGGCAAAACAGCTGCACGAACTGGTCAACTACGATCATTATTAA